The Kluyvera intermedia genome window below encodes:
- the sbmC gene encoding DNA gyrase inhibitor SbmC, with translation MDYELKQVEPRKIAGFHMVGPWEQTVKQGFEQLMMWVDGKQIPAQEWIAVYYDNPDEVPAEKLRCDTVVSVADDFVVPENSEGVMTASVAGGLYAVARTRVENHDFATPWYQFFDSVLKDEKHPIAAKPCFEIYHNNGAQDGYWDIEMYVAVEPKP, from the coding sequence ATGGACTACGAACTTAAACAAGTTGAACCGCGTAAAATCGCCGGTTTTCATATGGTTGGCCCGTGGGAGCAAACAGTAAAGCAAGGTTTCGAACAACTGATGATGTGGGTAGATGGCAAGCAGATCCCCGCGCAGGAGTGGATCGCCGTCTATTACGATAACCCTGATGAAGTCCCAGCGGAAAAACTACGCTGTGACACGGTCGTTTCCGTTGCTGATGATTTTGTCGTGCCGGAAAATAGCGAAGGAGTGATGACGGCGTCAGTAGCCGGTGGCTTGTACGCTGTAGCGCGGACTCGTGTCGAAAATCATGACTTTGCGACACCCTGGTATCAGTTCTTTGATAGCGTTCTGAAGGATGAAAAGCACCCGATTGCGGCTAAACCGTGTTTTGAAATTTATCATAACAACGGGGCGCAAGACGGCTACTGGGATATTGAAATGTATGTCGCGGTAGAGCCAAAACCGTAA
- a CDS encoding Arc family DNA-binding protein gives MSKYPSQMQDKFNLRFPDGMRDVIAERAKRNGRSMNSEIVDIISNALSQPALAQEGIEFLLGLADPGEVEKLSENERKQARSLLIDASAIMAQRLESETKDLRVLLYLASKESPLNETKKTT, from the coding sequence ATGAGCAAGTATCCAAGTCAGATGCAGGACAAGTTCAACCTTCGCTTCCCGGACGGGATGCGGGATGTCATAGCAGAACGAGCTAAACGGAATGGTCGCTCTATGAACTCTGAAATCGTGGATATCATCTCAAATGCTTTGTCACAGCCAGCACTAGCACAGGAAGGAATTGAGTTTTTGCTAGGCTTGGCTGATCCAGGTGAGGTTGAAAAGCTGTCAGAAAATGAAAGGAAGCAAGCCAGGAGTCTTCTTATAGATGCATCAGCTATTATGGCGCAGAGACTGGAATCAGAAACCAAAGATTTAAGAGTGCTTTTGTACTTAGCTTCAAAAGAGAGCCCCCTTAATGAGACCAAAAAGACCACCTAA
- a CDS encoding BRO family protein: protein MVAKNSEAQKCANTNRASIENNRIGNIDMNSVAKSDYNFQGFAFNPITESGSIWFTSTELAKALGYKKTDAISQIYARNADEFSDSMSLTLNMKVNGINNSLRNKSVRVYSLRGAHLVAMFASTPKAKEFRRWVLDILDREVEHSPIAKQFSDDELVSLCYLQLWMEKSQQMCKHLYPGMKQLGSELSGKIRDIACETKYMTDETKKMLLREAENLDNNNFVVKRAQPMLARLRGEEGWIH, encoded by the coding sequence ATGGTCGCTAAAAACAGCGAAGCCCAGAAGTGCGCTAACACTAACCGGGCCTCTATCGAAAATAACCGCATAGGAAATATCGACATGAATAGTGTAGCAAAATCAGATTATAACTTCCAAGGATTCGCTTTCAATCCCATCACTGAAAGCGGCTCTATCTGGTTTACCTCCACCGAACTGGCTAAGGCTCTCGGCTACAAAAAAACTGATGCCATCAGCCAGATCTATGCCCGTAATGCTGATGAGTTTTCTGACTCCATGTCATTGACCCTCAATATGAAGGTCAACGGGATAAACAATAGCTTACGTAACAAATCGGTCAGAGTTTACTCGCTGCGAGGTGCTCACTTGGTTGCGATGTTTGCTTCCACGCCCAAGGCTAAAGAGTTCCGCCGCTGGGTGCTCGACATTCTTGATCGTGAGGTTGAACACTCACCGATCGCCAAGCAGTTCTCCGACGATGAACTGGTAAGCCTCTGCTATCTGCAACTGTGGATGGAGAAAAGCCAGCAGATGTGTAAACACCTATACCCAGGAATGAAACAGTTAGGCTCTGAGCTTTCAGGGAAGATTCGCGATATTGCCTGTGAGACAAAGTACATGACGGATGAAACAAAAAAGATGTTACTTCGCGAGGCTGAGAACCTTGATAACAACAACTTTGTCGTGAAGCGGGCACAGCCAATGCTTGCGAGGCTTCGCGGTGAGGAAGGATGGATTCACTGA
- a CDS encoding NlpC/P60 family protein, translated as MIRRNTQACSTSDFIRRVIGVPWANRACSFDKVDCWGLVVMYYRHVLGIELHQTPDYEAGEDFFTCYLGDVVFWNQVDKPVEGGIFVGYRGAQPAHVGLVLNRKALHSRGENGSVREDSLLVIQRAFTKVEFFKYGSH; from the coding sequence ATGATCCGCAGGAATACTCAGGCCTGCAGCACCTCTGATTTTATTAGGAGGGTGATTGGCGTGCCGTGGGCTAATCGTGCTTGTTCATTCGATAAGGTGGATTGCTGGGGGTTGGTGGTGATGTATTACCGGCATGTTCTCGGCATTGAACTGCACCAGACTCCGGACTACGAAGCCGGTGAGGACTTCTTTACCTGCTATCTGGGTGACGTAGTTTTCTGGAACCAGGTCGATAAGCCTGTAGAGGGTGGGATATTTGTCGGGTACCGCGGTGCGCAACCTGCGCATGTTGGGCTGGTACTGAACCGCAAGGCGCTGCACTCGCGTGGAGAGAACGGAAGCGTGAGAGAAGATTCTTTACTCGTTATTCAGCGGGCATTCACTAAGGTGGAGTTTTTCAAGTATGGCTCTCATTGA
- a CDS encoding serine hydrolase domain-containing protein, with protein MNNKQKSLTTGSCILASVIAGALFSPSAMAACEGTALTHCPAPFDKQLPDTRKMLTWSQADRVIGFRNDYRNYQGDVFHHGKSTPLLAAEKPLKQATYQVNGQQWNLQDYIKRQNVSGMLVLKDGKVAWKYLAAGNTDTTLWTSRSVGKAVVSVLVGAAVKEGKIHSMDDLVTQYEPDLKGTAWEGVTLKQLIQHTSGVAWNEDYTNPQSDFAKLTQCEAHPGTYDCVRKLVSGLKRAHPAGEAWSYSSGGAWLLGDVLERATGMPLAHYLEKTLWKPYGMANDGVWHSYSKDKHDVGAHGFNATLEDWGRFGEFVLNDGRLPDGTQVLAKNWIAQSADWTTAKNSVSAGHPQGIYGYQWWNNEVPVNATGVIPRPQDSLKDSMWALGIFGQMIMVNRAENLVIVQWSTWPQAEPSFSAQPLEASLMFSAIAQALH; from the coding sequence ATGAATAATAAACAAAAATCGTTAACTACCGGGTCATGCATCCTGGCAAGCGTTATCGCTGGCGCACTGTTTTCCCCCTCTGCAATGGCGGCCTGCGAAGGCACTGCGTTAACGCATTGTCCCGCGCCTTTTGATAAGCAGCTGCCTGACACACGGAAAATGCTAACCTGGAGCCAGGCCGATCGCGTAATCGGTTTTCGTAACGACTATCGTAACTATCAGGGCGATGTCTTCCACCACGGTAAATCCACTCCTCTACTGGCCGCCGAAAAACCGCTAAAACAGGCGACGTATCAGGTCAACGGCCAGCAGTGGAATCTGCAGGACTATATTAAGCGACAGAATGTCAGCGGGATGCTGGTGCTAAAGGACGGTAAGGTCGCGTGGAAATATCTTGCAGCGGGCAATACCGATACGACGCTATGGACCTCACGCTCGGTGGGGAAAGCCGTCGTTTCTGTGCTGGTAGGCGCGGCGGTCAAGGAAGGCAAAATTCACTCAATGGACGACCTGGTTACCCAATATGAACCTGACCTAAAAGGTACAGCCTGGGAAGGCGTGACCTTGAAGCAACTGATCCAGCATACCTCCGGCGTAGCGTGGAACGAGGATTATACCAATCCACAGTCTGATTTCGCTAAATTAACCCAATGCGAAGCGCATCCAGGCACCTACGACTGCGTTCGTAAACTGGTTTCGGGCCTGAAACGTGCTCACCCTGCCGGAGAGGCCTGGTCCTACTCCTCGGGCGGCGCCTGGTTACTGGGTGACGTTCTCGAACGCGCAACCGGCATGCCGCTGGCCCATTATCTGGAAAAAACGCTCTGGAAGCCTTATGGCATGGCCAATGATGGCGTCTGGCATTCCTACAGCAAAGATAAGCATGATGTTGGCGCACACGGCTTTAACGCCACGCTGGAAGACTGGGGTCGCTTTGGCGAGTTTGTCTTAAACGATGGACGTCTTCCCGATGGTACACAGGTACTGGCGAAGAACTGGATAGCGCAATCAGCAGACTGGACCACGGCGAAAAACTCGGTCTCGGCTGGTCATCCGCAGGGAATTTACGGCTACCAGTGGTGGAATAATGAAGTGCCCGTTAATGCGACAGGAGTGATACCGCGCCCGCAGGATTCGCTTAAAGATTCTATGTGGGCATTGGGTATTTTTGGCCAGATGATTATGGTTAACCGCGCGGAAAACCTGGTTATCGTCCAGTGGTCAACCTGGCCACAGGCGGAGCCATCGTTCAGCGCACAGCCTCTTGAGGCCTCGCTGATGTTTAGCGCGATAGCCCAGGCACTGCATTAA
- a CDS encoding host specificity factor TipJ family phage tail protein, with protein MALIELSRFPGTPKERYRVPNGTIFYDWIAANDSTLHSDLLIVRNGVKLGDDDELTFELSELDHIQIFDQPKGVIGDILSPIFKVVGSVFSFLAPKPAISNTGGNTVDSPNNSLTGQTNTARVYKAKPDIYGQVRSFPDLIQESIFEYVRRDENDGGLKYVTEWMCIGIGKYDYSSVRYSESSLGSMAGAEFQFYQPGEVIPTINEGYSFDDVDGQEMPGPNESDNFPVESATANSVVSGTYAGGQIAMKIVKQAEFDYFMWLVLPHAVTFVVNVTYNTPSGTVTTDASFSGVLVSAAETDDGSVIDPVHWYTFTMGELTGPSDIPANATINTTKFVLNDNEALVVGPFFSPVESTDLWLHTQSSLGGRDYTDWKVTIWQIDDDYNQVPGTQQTFTFHQGTPHKSDSEIFYRTDKLKPAAGFGKYAINLQRTNNSNDHSILKLEEIHAVNIRSNVVHQTDTLVRVKVRATENALGSRDRKYNALVTRHTISYDLDTQAVDYNLRASRSFADAVAHTWLVMGAQEESSIDLYGLYSLAESLPDERLGYFDYTFDDEKDSLGDRVQAICNAASVMAYWDDGVLTFTRDQKVDNPAAVFNRANMKTDEYKITYEATLPGGYDGVQVSYVHPTTNNKTYINYRVLNGTIVEQEAENPNKLEIAGFRNEYQARERALRETKRLIYSRTKMNAKVFEDGIMQVGSVVQIADIYDSNQQQGYITGRKGNDFETSEPIEFTDSMYVIVTDSLGNPTLRYPATARIDTKYGFTAAIPDIQLNIWNGDTVQLPSRYLIATVQELDSQLWTVNSIKPNTDNTVSLTVAEYSDSIYS; from the coding sequence ATGGCTCTCATTGAGTTAAGCCGATTTCCCGGAACGCCAAAAGAACGCTACAGGGTGCCAAACGGCACCATTTTTTATGACTGGATTGCAGCCAATGATTCCACCCTTCACAGCGACCTGCTGATCGTCCGCAATGGTGTGAAGCTGGGCGACGATGACGAACTGACGTTTGAGCTGAGCGAGCTGGACCACATCCAGATATTCGACCAGCCAAAGGGCGTTATCGGCGACATCCTGAGTCCAATATTTAAAGTTGTTGGCTCGGTATTCTCGTTTCTTGCTCCGAAACCAGCTATCTCTAACACTGGTGGAAACACTGTTGACTCACCGAATAACAGCCTGACTGGGCAGACGAACACAGCCCGTGTTTATAAGGCAAAGCCGGATATTTACGGTCAGGTTCGTTCATTCCCTGACTTGATTCAGGAGTCTATTTTTGAATATGTCCGACGAGATGAAAATGATGGCGGGCTGAAATACGTTACCGAGTGGATGTGCATCGGTATAGGAAAATATGACTATAGCTCTGTCCGCTACTCTGAATCGAGCCTCGGGTCTATGGCGGGAGCAGAATTCCAGTTTTACCAGCCGGGCGAAGTGATACCAACGATCAATGAAGGGTACTCTTTTGATGATGTTGATGGACAGGAAATGCCGGGGCCCAACGAGAGCGATAACTTCCCTGTTGAGTCGGCGACGGCTAATTCTGTTGTAAGTGGTACTTACGCTGGCGGGCAGATAGCGATGAAAATCGTGAAGCAAGCTGAGTTTGACTACTTCATGTGGCTAGTGCTTCCGCACGCTGTGACGTTTGTTGTTAACGTTACTTACAACACACCATCAGGCACCGTGACTACCGACGCTTCATTCTCTGGCGTCCTCGTATCAGCAGCAGAAACCGATGACGGCTCAGTTATCGATCCGGTTCACTGGTATACATTCACCATGGGGGAACTGACTGGTCCATCTGATATTCCGGCGAACGCAACAATTAACACGACTAAATTTGTCCTCAATGATAATGAAGCGCTGGTCGTTGGGCCATTCTTCTCACCGGTTGAATCGACAGATTTGTGGCTGCACACGCAATCATCGCTCGGCGGTAGGGACTACACCGACTGGAAGGTGACAATCTGGCAAATCGACGACGATTACAATCAGGTTCCGGGTACTCAGCAAACATTCACCTTCCATCAAGGTACTCCGCACAAATCTGACAGCGAGATTTTTTACCGTACCGATAAGCTAAAACCGGCGGCCGGATTTGGGAAGTACGCCATTAACCTACAGCGTACCAACAACTCCAACGACCACTCTATTCTGAAACTTGAGGAAATACATGCCGTTAATATCCGGAGTAATGTCGTTCACCAAACCGACACACTGGTGAGAGTGAAGGTCAGAGCAACTGAGAACGCTCTTGGTAGTCGTGATCGAAAATATAATGCACTGGTTACGCGACACACGATAAGTTACGACCTTGACACACAGGCGGTAGATTACAACCTTCGAGCATCCAGGAGTTTCGCAGATGCTGTGGCGCACACATGGCTTGTGATGGGGGCACAGGAGGAAAGCAGCATTGACCTTTATGGGCTTTACTCGCTTGCTGAAAGCCTTCCTGATGAGAGGCTGGGATACTTCGACTACACCTTCGACGATGAGAAAGATTCACTAGGTGACCGTGTTCAGGCCATCTGCAATGCTGCGTCTGTGATGGCGTACTGGGATGACGGCGTACTGACATTTACACGTGATCAGAAAGTCGATAACCCAGCAGCCGTATTCAACCGGGCCAACATGAAGACGGATGAGTACAAAATTACGTACGAAGCAACACTTCCAGGCGGTTACGACGGCGTGCAGGTCTCCTATGTCCATCCGACAACGAACAACAAAACTTACATCAACTACCGTGTGCTGAATGGCACTATTGTCGAGCAGGAAGCAGAGAACCCAAACAAGCTTGAGATAGCCGGTTTCCGTAATGAGTATCAGGCCAGGGAGCGTGCGCTACGCGAGACGAAGCGACTTATCTACTCTCGAACGAAGATGAATGCCAAGGTGTTTGAAGACGGTATTATGCAGGTTGGCAGTGTCGTACAGATTGCAGACATTTACGATAGCAACCAGCAACAGGGTTACATCACCGGCCGCAAAGGGAATGATTTCGAAACCAGTGAGCCGATCGAGTTTACCGACTCGATGTATGTGATTGTTACCGACAGCTTAGGAAATCCGACATTACGTTATCCAGCGACTGCCAGAATAGACACTAAATACGGCTTTACCGCAGCTATTCCCGATATTCAACTCAACATCTGGAACGGAGACACAGTGCAGTTACCATCGCGCTATCTCATAGCGACAGTGCAAGAGCTGGATAGTCAGTTGTGGACGGTCAACAGCATTAAACCGAACACCGACAATACGGTATCTCTGACGGTCGCGGAATATAGCGACAGCATCTACTCCTAA
- a CDS encoding ORF6N domain-containing protein translates to MTSLNLAVREPNVDPQPLPVIEWKGLRVVTTETLAEGYGTDEANIRKNLSRNLERFEDGKHYFLLSGPELREFKNRVSDSHSVGKNARSLTLWTEKGAARMSKIVDTDDAWSFFECLEDSYFRPAPVIGIPLSYEAALEDLLLKVKENRIIAEQRDRAVKEKRWISEKREVTAMTTASIAVREKNKLAERLGEGKNYAAIIPVEKKLGKKFPWQPLRKWCRDNDETPHDVQDPRFGSVKSWPRAAWLAVYGVDLRKLF, encoded by the coding sequence ATGACTTCATTAAATTTAGCAGTTCGTGAACCAAATGTCGATCCCCAGCCATTGCCGGTTATTGAATGGAAGGGATTGCGCGTTGTAACGACTGAAACGCTGGCTGAAGGTTATGGCACGGACGAGGCCAATATTCGTAAAAACCTTTCGCGAAATCTTGAACGGTTTGAAGACGGTAAGCACTACTTTCTTTTAAGCGGGCCAGAATTGCGTGAGTTTAAGAACAGGGTATCTGATAGTCACTCTGTTGGTAAAAATGCAAGATCGCTTACATTGTGGACCGAAAAAGGGGCTGCGCGTATGTCCAAGATTGTTGATACGGACGACGCATGGTCTTTCTTCGAGTGCCTAGAGGATTCGTACTTCCGTCCAGCTCCGGTTATCGGTATTCCGCTTAGCTATGAAGCCGCACTCGAAGATCTGCTCTTGAAGGTGAAAGAGAATCGCATCATTGCTGAACAGCGTGATCGTGCAGTTAAAGAGAAACGCTGGATTTCCGAGAAGCGAGAAGTAACTGCTATGACAACGGCTTCTATTGCTGTGCGCGAGAAAAATAAGTTGGCAGAGCGCCTTGGCGAAGGGAAAAACTATGCAGCTATTATCCCGGTAGAGAAGAAGCTCGGAAAGAAGTTCCCCTGGCAGCCTCTGCGTAAATGGTGTCGCGATAACGACGAAACTCCACATGATGTACAAGACCCGCGCTTTGGCAGCGTGAAGTCCTGGCCTCGCGCGGCGTGGCTGGCGGTGTACGGGGTGGACCTTCGTAAACTGTTCTAA
- a CDS encoding acyltransferase family protein: MVDDKIDSRAVNEPCLTVANALSRGQNNLDLIRIIAALMVIFGHSFALTLNPNAQEPFSYFFNFTYSGSIAVKIFFFISGLLVTNSMMRSNDILTFVSARFFRIYPAFAATIIITGLVIGPVVYSGTLEQYYDSGSYVNYIVNSLHFNTQYFIDGVFTGNKDGGSINGSLWTIAIEVSAYLLVLSAYIFTGFKNKIILNTLCILTIVIPLTSIDGLNFIAERTSEAFLLPSCFALGSLYAINKNNIHADLKIPIAFFIIYKVSYSPLMSYFAFYAGVCTLALWLSTTRIAKMITIRKDISYGIYLWGFPIQQSLSYFYGLSTIQLIIFSSILSIIAGYVSFVFIESPAIALSKKIISRQNEGKAHP; the protein is encoded by the coding sequence ATGGTCGATGATAAAATAGATTCAAGAGCGGTAAATGAGCCATGCTTGACCGTTGCAAATGCACTAAGTAGGGGACAAAATAACCTAGATTTAATTAGGATAATAGCGGCCTTAATGGTTATATTTGGACACTCATTCGCCCTGACTCTTAATCCAAATGCGCAGGAGCCATTTAGTTATTTCTTCAACTTCACTTACTCAGGGTCCATAGCTGTAAAGATATTTTTCTTCATAAGTGGATTGCTTGTAACTAACAGCATGATGAGAAGCAATGATATTTTGACATTTGTTTCTGCCCGGTTTTTCAGAATATACCCGGCATTCGCCGCCACCATAATAATCACAGGACTTGTAATCGGACCGGTGGTGTATAGCGGGACTTTAGAACAGTACTATGACAGTGGATCATATGTTAATTATATAGTCAACTCATTGCACTTTAACACTCAGTACTTTATTGATGGTGTATTTACTGGCAATAAAGATGGCGGTTCTATCAATGGTTCACTCTGGACCATAGCAATAGAGGTTTCGGCCTATTTACTGGTGTTGTCTGCTTATATATTTACTGGATTTAAAAACAAAATAATCCTGAATACTTTATGTATACTTACAATAGTAATCCCACTTACAAGCATTGATGGATTAAACTTTATAGCAGAGCGTACATCAGAGGCGTTTCTTTTGCCTTCGTGTTTTGCACTGGGGTCTCTTTACGCTATTAACAAAAACAATATACATGCAGATTTAAAGATACCTATAGCGTTCTTCATTATATATAAAGTTTCATACTCCCCTTTGATGAGTTATTTTGCATTTTATGCCGGAGTTTGCACTCTTGCTCTGTGGTTGTCCACAACGAGAATTGCAAAGATGATTACCATAAGAAAAGACATTTCTTACGGTATTTATTTGTGGGGATTCCCTATACAGCAATCACTTAGTTATTTTTACGGGCTAAGTACAATTCAATTAATCATCTTCTCATCCATCCTCTCAATAATCGCAGGTTATGTATCATTTGTTTTCATTGAGAGTCCAGCTATAGCTCTTTCTAAAAAGATAATTAGTCGCCAGAATGAGGGGAAGGCTCATCCGTGA